One Polynucleobacter sp. MG-5-Ahmo-C2 genomic window carries:
- the alaS gene encoding alanine--tRNA ligase, whose amino-acid sequence MKVSQIRQAYLDFFAQKGHQIVPSSLVVPGDDPTLLFTNAGMNQFKDVFLGFDKRPYNRATSAQKCIRAGGKHNDLDNVGYTARHHTFFEMLGNFSFGDYFKKDAIQFAWDLLTQVFNLPKEKLLVTVYAEDDEAYEVWNKQIGIPTDRIIRIGDNKGSRYASDNFWMMGDTGPCGPCTEIFYDHGEHIPGGPPGSPDEDGDRFIEIWNNVFMQFNRDEAGVMHPLPKPSVDTGMGLERIAAVLQHVHSNYEIDLFVNLLKASKNAVDSAGGDNCDAQSPSLKVIADHIRACSFIVVDGVIPGNAGRGYVLRRIARRAIRHGYKLGARKPFFYQLVPALVQEMGDAYPELRAAQDKVGEVLRQEEERFFQTIANGMEILDSALAGGAKVVDGETAFRLHDTFGFPLDLTADVCRERGVTVDAEGFELAMQKQRDQARAAGKFKVAQGLDYKGQPTQFHGYDTLKHEGAKVTALYVDGSAVTSVKAGEAAVIVLDNTPFYAESGGQVGDKGELRNESVRFAVEDTFKIQADVFGHQGELLEGELKVGDALNALVDIQQRMDIMRNHSATHILHKALREVLGDHVQQKGSLVDATKTRFDFTHNAPITAEQIRKIEGIVNQEILENTATSGKVMSLDDAQKTGAMMLFGEKYGDEVRVLEVGSSKELCGGTHVSRTGDIGSLKIVSEGGVAAGIRRVEAVTGNNALQFLQSMEDKINEAAAILKTHPGDLVNRVTQLQDSLRQVERELEKVNSKLAASQGDELASQAIDINGLKVLAARLDGADAGVLRETMDALKAKLKTAAIVLASVQGDKVSVIAGVTADSIGKVKAGDLVNFVAQQVGGKGGGKPEMAMAGGNDPSKLSVALEGVKDWVASK is encoded by the coding sequence ATGAAAGTCTCCCAAATTCGCCAGGCGTACCTGGACTTCTTTGCCCAAAAAGGCCACCAAATCGTTCCATCTAGCCTGGTAGTCCCTGGTGATGATCCAACCCTGCTATTTACGAATGCGGGTATGAATCAGTTCAAAGATGTGTTTTTGGGGTTTGATAAGCGTCCCTATAACCGCGCTACAAGTGCTCAAAAGTGCATTCGGGCAGGGGGTAAACACAATGACTTAGACAATGTTGGGTATACCGCACGTCACCATACTTTTTTCGAGATGTTGGGCAATTTCTCATTTGGGGACTATTTCAAAAAAGATGCGATTCAATTTGCTTGGGATTTATTGACGCAAGTATTTAATTTACCCAAAGAAAAACTGTTGGTCACCGTATATGCCGAAGATGATGAGGCATATGAAGTTTGGAACAAACAAATCGGCATCCCAACCGATCGCATTATTCGGATTGGAGATAACAAGGGCTCACGTTACGCCTCAGATAATTTCTGGATGATGGGTGACACCGGTCCTTGTGGCCCTTGTACAGAAATTTTTTATGACCACGGAGAGCATATTCCCGGCGGCCCTCCTGGTAGCCCAGATGAAGATGGCGATCGTTTCATTGAAATATGGAACAACGTATTTATGCAATTCAACCGCGATGAAGCAGGCGTAATGCATCCACTGCCGAAGCCAAGTGTTGATACCGGTATGGGTCTTGAGCGTATTGCTGCTGTTTTACAGCACGTGCACTCTAATTATGAGATTGATCTCTTCGTCAATCTGCTGAAGGCTTCCAAGAATGCAGTAGATTCTGCTGGTGGCGACAACTGTGATGCGCAGAGCCCTTCCCTAAAGGTGATTGCAGATCATATTCGCGCTTGTAGCTTCATCGTTGTCGATGGCGTGATACCAGGTAACGCAGGGCGTGGTTACGTATTACGTCGCATTGCGCGTCGCGCAATTCGTCATGGCTATAAGCTCGGCGCTCGCAAACCATTCTTCTATCAATTGGTTCCCGCCCTTGTTCAAGAGATGGGCGATGCTTATCCAGAGTTGCGCGCTGCTCAAGATAAAGTTGGCGAAGTGCTGAGGCAAGAAGAAGAACGTTTCTTCCAAACGATTGCGAATGGCATGGAAATTTTGGATAGTGCCTTAGCGGGTGGTGCCAAAGTAGTGGATGGTGAAACTGCCTTCCGCTTACATGACACATTCGGTTTTCCATTAGATTTAACTGCTGACGTCTGTCGTGAGCGTGGTGTTACGGTTGATGCCGAAGGTTTTGAATTGGCAATGCAAAAGCAGCGTGATCAAGCCAGAGCAGCCGGCAAGTTCAAAGTAGCTCAAGGCTTAGATTACAAAGGTCAGCCAACCCAATTCCATGGCTATGACACCTTAAAACATGAGGGCGCCAAGGTCACCGCCCTGTATGTAGATGGATCTGCAGTGACTTCAGTAAAAGCTGGTGAAGCTGCGGTGATTGTTTTGGACAACACACCTTTCTATGCCGAATCTGGCGGTCAGGTGGGCGACAAGGGCGAGCTACGCAATGAGTCTGTTCGTTTTGCGGTGGAAGATACCTTCAAGATTCAAGCGGATGTATTTGGTCATCAAGGCGAGTTGCTCGAGGGTGAGCTCAAAGTGGGCGATGCACTCAATGCTTTGGTAGATATTCAGCAAAGAATGGACATCATGCGCAATCACAGCGCTACCCATATCTTGCATAAAGCTTTGCGTGAAGTACTCGGTGACCATGTGCAGCAAAAAGGTTCGCTCGTGGATGCTACGAAGACCCGTTTTGACTTTACCCACAATGCACCCATTACGGCTGAGCAAATTCGTAAAATAGAAGGCATTGTTAATCAAGAGATTCTTGAGAACACTGCCACCTCGGGCAAGGTGATGTCTTTGGATGATGCTCAAAAGACTGGCGCCATGATGCTCTTTGGTGAAAAGTATGGCGATGAAGTTCGTGTTTTAGAAGTCGGTAGCTCCAAAGAGTTATGTGGCGGCACACACGTATCACGCACTGGTGATATCGGTAGTCTCAAGATTGTCTCTGAAGGTGGCGTCGCTGCCGGCATACGTCGGGTTGAGGCAGTTACTGGTAATAATGCTCTCCAGTTCTTGCAGAGCATGGAGGATAAGATTAATGAAGCCGCAGCGATTCTCAAAACCCATCCAGGAGATTTGGTAAATCGGGTTACGCAATTGCAAGATAGCTTGCGTCAAGTAGAGCGTGAACTAGAAAAAGTAAACTCTAAGTTGGCAGCAAGCCAAGGCGATGAGTTAGCTAGTCAAGCAATCGATATCAATGGACTCAAAGTTTTGGCTGCTCGTTTGGATGGTGCTGATGCTGGCGTTTTGCGTGAGACTATGGACGCCCTTAAAGCAAAACTCAAAACGGCTGCAATCGTCTTAGCATCCGTGCAAGGCGATAAGGTCAGCGTGATCGCTGGTGTGACTGCCGACTCGATTGGCAAAGTAAAAGCGGGCGATCTCGTCAACTTTGTAGCCCAGCAAGTGGGCGGCAAGGGTGGCGGCAAGCCAGAGATGGCGATGGCTGGTGGCAATGACCCAAGCAAATTAAGTGTGGCATTAGAGGGTGTTAAAGACTGGGTGGCCAGTAAATGA
- a CDS encoding tripartite tricarboxylate transporter TctB family protein: MKIRNQRDFGAGIMYMVIGLFFAIMATQYPMGTAAKMGPGYFPFFLGILMCVLGLLVLLQSFNAKAAIESIPKFNWRIIAQITGSVVLYGLLLPRLGFLVAVVVLVLVSASASKEFTWKGSLINAGFLVAFTYSVFVLGLKLQFPLLPVFLQQ, encoded by the coding sequence TTGAAAATTCGCAATCAACGGGATTTTGGAGCCGGGATCATGTACATGGTCATTGGTCTCTTTTTTGCCATTATGGCAACCCAATATCCAATGGGGACTGCCGCCAAAATGGGTCCTGGCTATTTCCCATTCTTCCTGGGCATCCTCATGTGTGTGTTGGGCTTGCTGGTTTTATTACAGTCATTCAACGCGAAAGCAGCGATTGAAAGTATCCCAAAATTTAATTGGCGAATCATTGCGCAAATCACTGGTTCAGTAGTCCTTTACGGTTTACTACTCCCTCGCTTGGGCTTTTTAGTTGCTGTTGTTGTTTTGGTATTGGTGTCAGCAAGCGCAAGTAAGGAATTTACTTGGAAGGGCTCATTGATTAACGCCGGCTTCCTTGTGGCATTCACTTACTCAGTTTTTGTGTTGGGTCTGAAACTTCAGTTCCCACTTCTGCCAGTATTCCTACAACAATAA
- a CDS encoding tripartite tricarboxylate transporter permease, with protein sequence MDLFANLGLGFETAFTLQNLLYCLIGCILGTLIGVLPGLGPIATIAMLLPATYALPPIAALIMLAGIYYGSQYGGSTTAILLNIPGETSSVVTAIDGYQMARNGRAGVALFTAGMGSFFAGCVATLVLAAFAAPLSQLAFKFGPAEYFSLMVLGLIGAVVLASGSLIKAIGMIILGLLMGLIGTDVNSGVSRYAFDIPELSDGIGFVAVAMGVFGFAEIMGNLEKTGEDEGFLNKLTSMIPSKTDVKRMIPSILRGTTIGSILGILPGGGAALAAFGAYSVEKKSSKYSHEFGKGAIEGVAGPEAANNAAAQTSFIPLLTLGIPPNAVMALMVGAMTIHNIQPGPQVMTSNPALFWGLIASMWIGNVMLILLNLPLIGIWVKLLKIPYRFLYPAILVFCCIGVYTVNNTVFDVYVTAGFGLIGYLFFKLGCEPPPLLLGFVLGPMMEENFRRALLLSRGDFSTFVTRPLSLGLLIAAALLVVIVALPAVKKTREEAFVEE encoded by the coding sequence ATGGATTTATTCGCTAACTTAGGTCTCGGTTTTGAAACCGCATTTACCTTACAGAATCTCCTGTACTGCCTGATCGGCTGTATCTTGGGAACTTTGATCGGCGTATTGCCTGGCTTGGGCCCAATTGCTACTATTGCAATGTTGCTGCCAGCAACATATGCATTGCCTCCAATTGCTGCCTTGATCATGTTGGCAGGTATTTACTACGGCTCACAGTACGGCGGATCTACCACTGCAATTCTGCTGAATATTCCAGGGGAGACGTCGTCGGTGGTGACGGCAATTGACGGCTATCAGATGGCCAGAAATGGTCGAGCTGGTGTTGCCTTGTTTACTGCAGGTATGGGCTCATTCTTTGCTGGTTGCGTAGCAACTTTAGTTCTGGCCGCATTTGCTGCCCCGCTATCACAGCTGGCATTTAAGTTTGGACCTGCTGAGTATTTCTCACTCATGGTCTTGGGCTTAATCGGCGCAGTAGTGTTGGCATCCGGCTCTTTGATCAAAGCGATTGGCATGATCATCTTAGGCCTATTGATGGGCTTAATTGGCACCGACGTGAACTCTGGTGTATCTCGCTATGCATTTGACATTCCAGAGCTAAGTGATGGCATCGGCTTCGTTGCGGTTGCGATGGGCGTGTTCGGCTTCGCTGAAATCATGGGCAACCTCGAAAAAACTGGTGAAGATGAGGGCTTCCTCAATAAACTCACCAGCATGATCCCAAGCAAGACGGATGTGAAGCGCATGATTCCATCGATCTTGCGCGGCACAACCATTGGGTCTATCTTGGGCATTCTGCCTGGCGGTGGCGCTGCGTTAGCCGCATTCGGCGCTTACTCTGTTGAGAAGAAATCCTCCAAGTACAGCCACGAGTTTGGTAAAGGCGCTATTGAAGGTGTTGCAGGTCCTGAGGCGGCGAACAATGCTGCCGCTCAAACCTCATTTATCCCATTGCTCACTTTAGGTATCCCACCAAATGCTGTGATGGCTTTGATGGTTGGTGCAATGACTATTCATAATATTCAGCCAGGCCCACAAGTAATGACCAGCAACCCTGCATTGTTCTGGGGTTTGATTGCCTCCATGTGGATTGGTAATGTGATGTTGATTCTCTTGAACTTGCCACTCATTGGTATTTGGGTGAAGCTCTTGAAGATTCCTTATCGCTTCCTCTACCCAGCGATTTTGGTGTTCTGCTGTATCGGCGTATATACCGTGAACAACACTGTATTTGATGTCTATGTAACCGCTGGTTTTGGTTTGATTGGTTACCTCTTCTTCAAACTCGGTTGCGAACCCCCTCCATTGCTCTTGGGCTTCGTGCTCGGGCCAATGATGGAAGAGAATTTCCGTCGCGCCCTATTACTGTCCCGCGGCGACTTCTCCACCTTTGTGACTCGCCCACTTTCCTTGGGATTGCTGATTGCAGCAGCCCTTTTGGTAGTGATCGTGGCATTACCAGCAGTGAAGAAGACTCGAGAAGAGGCTTTTGTAGAAGAGTAA
- a CDS encoding glutamine--tRNA ligase/YqeY domain fusion protein: MSQDSKPSKANTGPVAEPSNFLRQIIDHDLASGAFAQRSNLAGEAIPSIITRFPPEPNGYLHIGHAKSICLNFGLATDYNNQPGGARCNMRLDDTNPVKEDTEYADSILDAVKWLGFDWGTHLYHASDYFDRLYEFAEILIQNGKAYVDSQSADDIHTNRGNFGQAGKNSPHRDRSPEENLSLFREMRNGKFKDGEHVLRLKIDMAHPNIVMRDPVVYRIRHTDHHRTGSKWCIYPLYDFTHCISDALENVSHSICTLEFENNRPLYDWIVNSLKELGVFKDPVPHQYEFARLNLTYTITSKRKLLQLVEEKHVDGWDDPRMPTIVGIRRRGYTPESIRLFCERIGVSKADSWIDMSTLDQALRDDLEIRAPRATAVLKPLKLVVENFDASAKESCSAPRHPQHPEWGNREFHFTRELWIEEDDFMKDPVKGFFRLYPPIGDQPGSRVRLRHGFVIECTGFETDANGNIIQVNATHFSDSKSGTPGSNNYKVKGNIHWISAAEAIPTEVRLYDHLFSDPHPDSGDKNFLDAINPNSKQTIAAYIEPCMKDVKAGERFQFERHGYFIADESDSKPGKPVFNRTVGLKDSWK, encoded by the coding sequence ATGTCCCAAGATAGCAAACCCTCTAAAGCCAATACCGGTCCAGTGGCCGAGCCTTCAAACTTTTTACGTCAGATTATTGATCATGACTTAGCAAGTGGTGCTTTTGCCCAACGTAGCAACTTAGCAGGCGAAGCAATTCCTTCGATCATCACTCGCTTTCCTCCTGAACCCAACGGCTACTTACATATTGGTCATGCGAAGAGTATTTGCCTAAACTTTGGCCTAGCTACTGACTACAACAATCAGCCAGGTGGCGCGCGCTGCAATATGCGCTTGGATGACACCAACCCAGTTAAAGAAGATACTGAGTATGCAGACAGTATTTTGGATGCAGTCAAATGGCTGGGCTTTGATTGGGGAACCCATCTTTACCATGCTAGCGACTACTTTGATCGTCTATACGAATTTGCTGAAATTCTGATTCAGAACGGCAAAGCTTATGTGGATAGTCAAAGCGCTGATGATATTCATACGAATCGAGGCAACTTTGGTCAAGCTGGCAAAAACAGCCCTCATCGTGATCGCAGCCCTGAAGAAAATCTTTCCCTCTTCCGCGAGATGCGTAATGGCAAATTCAAAGATGGCGAACATGTTCTGCGCTTGAAAATCGATATGGCGCACCCAAATATTGTGATGCGTGATCCAGTGGTCTACCGCATTCGCCATACTGATCACCATCGCACTGGCAGCAAATGGTGTATCTACCCTCTCTACGACTTCACGCACTGCATTTCTGATGCCCTGGAGAATGTCTCTCACTCCATTTGCACCCTTGAGTTCGAGAACAATCGCCCACTGTATGACTGGATTGTGAACTCCCTCAAAGAATTGGGTGTATTTAAGGACCCTGTACCCCATCAGTACGAATTTGCCCGCCTGAATTTGACTTACACCATCACCAGCAAACGCAAGTTGCTACAACTTGTTGAAGAAAAGCATGTTGATGGCTGGGATGACCCTCGCATGCCAACCATCGTGGGTATTCGTCGTCGCGGATATACCCCAGAAAGTATTCGCTTGTTCTGTGAGCGCATTGGTGTCTCTAAAGCGGATAGCTGGATTGATATGAGCACGCTGGATCAAGCACTACGTGATGATCTTGAAATAAGGGCACCTCGGGCTACCGCAGTACTCAAGCCACTCAAACTTGTAGTGGAAAACTTTGACGCTAGCGCCAAAGAGTCTTGCTCAGCACCACGTCATCCACAGCATCCCGAATGGGGTAATCGTGAGTTTCATTTCACACGCGAGTTGTGGATTGAAGAAGATGACTTTATGAAAGATCCCGTCAAAGGCTTCTTTAGGCTGTATCCGCCTATTGGCGATCAGCCTGGTAGCCGCGTTCGTCTCCGTCATGGTTTTGTAATTGAATGCACCGGCTTTGAGACCGATGCCAATGGCAATATTATTCAAGTCAATGCGACTCACTTCTCCGATAGTAAGAGCGGCACTCCAGGCTCAAACAACTACAAGGTGAAGGGCAATATTCATTGGATTAGTGCCGCTGAAGCTATTCCTACTGAAGTACGCTTATACGATCACCTCTTTAGCGATCCACATCCTGATAGTGGCGATAAGAACTTCTTAGATGCAATTAATCCAAACTCTAAGCAAACTATTGCAGCTTATATAGAACCTTGCATGAAAGATGTTAAAGCAGGGGAACGTTTCCAGTTCGAACGCCATGGCTACTTTATTGCTGATGAATCTGACTCGAAACCCGGTAAGCCGGTATTTAACCGTACAGTTGGCCTTAAGGATTCTTGGAAATAG
- a CDS encoding SDR family oxidoreductase: protein MSLMQSFGKPSILIIGCGDIGLRVAKQLSRSHRVFALTSQQSRFQELREVGATPILGNLDQPETLWRLSGLAQTVIHLAPPQNQGNRDCRTRNLVRILAQGSNTVRRLIYISTTGVYGDHRGAKVSEATPVTPQSERAQRRVDAERVLRLWGPAHGVAVTILRVPGIYAANRLPIERLQSQTPALLPEEDAYSNHIHSDDLASLVCAAIYHGKPQRIINTCDGGETKMGDYFDEVADAFGLDRPTRMPGAELQKIVSPMLWSFMRESRRVANTRLHELKRPLRYPSVAHFLKTISKNP, encoded by the coding sequence ATGTCACTTATGCAATCTTTTGGTAAACCTTCAATCCTGATTATTGGCTGCGGTGACATTGGTCTTCGGGTGGCTAAGCAGCTTTCCCGCAGTCATCGAGTTTTTGCTTTAACTTCTCAACAAAGTCGTTTTCAGGAGTTGAGGGAGGTTGGCGCGACTCCAATTTTGGGTAATCTGGACCAGCCAGAAACTTTATGGCGTCTCTCCGGTTTAGCTCAAACCGTCATTCATCTAGCGCCGCCCCAAAACCAAGGAAATCGTGATTGCCGAACCCGCAACCTAGTTCGAATTTTAGCCCAAGGTTCCAATACCGTCAGGCGCTTGATCTATATTAGTACTACAGGCGTCTACGGCGACCATAGGGGCGCTAAAGTCAGTGAGGCAACCCCAGTCACCCCTCAGAGTGAGCGCGCTCAAAGAAGGGTGGATGCTGAGCGCGTTTTGCGTTTGTGGGGTCCGGCGCATGGTGTCGCCGTAACGATTTTGCGTGTACCAGGAATTTATGCTGCCAACCGTCTGCCGATTGAGCGCTTGCAGTCCCAGACGCCAGCATTGCTACCGGAGGAGGATGCATATTCCAACCATATTCATAGCGATGATTTAGCAAGTTTAGTTTGTGCAGCGATTTATCACGGCAAGCCACAGCGCATTATTAATACTTGTGATGGTGGTGAAACCAAGATGGGCGATTATTTTGATGAGGTTGCGGATGCTTTTGGTCTCGACCGACCGACCAGAATGCCGGGTGCTGAGTTGCAAAAAATAGTCAGTCCAATGCTGTGGTCGTTTATGCGCGAGTCAAGAAGAGTGGCTAATACGCGCTTGCATGAATTAAAAAGGCCGCTACGCTATCCCAGCGTCGCACACTTTCTGAAAACTATTTCCAAGAATCCTTAA
- a CDS encoding CDP-6-deoxy-delta-3,4-glucoseen reductase — protein sequence MSYQVTLKASGKQFTVTQDETLLEAALRQNMNLPYGCKNGACGSCKGRVIEGQVIHGQHSASAMSKTEETAGSTLFCCAHPQSDLVIEAREVQGAGDIAIRKVPCRVNLIDKPSSDVAILKLQLPAAERFQFLAGQYLEFLLKDGQRRAYSIANAPDQEGPLELHIRHLPGGLFTDFVFGVTTPALKEKDILRFEGPLGSFFLREDSKKPIIFVAAGTGFAPIKSIIEQMQAKKIQRPICLYWGGRRPSDLYLDQLCKTWEQEISEFQYIPVISDALPVDAWNGRTGFVHQAVMADHPDMKGFQVYACGAPVMVNAARDDFSSKCHLPEEEFFADSFTSAADLAIN from the coding sequence GTGTCTTATCAGGTCACGCTCAAAGCGAGCGGCAAACAATTTACTGTTACCCAGGATGAAACTCTCCTGGAAGCCGCCCTGCGTCAAAACATGAACCTTCCCTATGGCTGCAAAAACGGCGCATGCGGCTCCTGCAAAGGCAGGGTGATAGAAGGTCAGGTAATCCATGGTCAACATAGCGCGAGCGCCATGAGTAAGACTGAAGAGACCGCTGGCAGCACTTTATTTTGCTGTGCCCACCCCCAATCTGATCTTGTTATTGAAGCACGTGAAGTTCAGGGTGCTGGTGATATTGCCATTCGTAAGGTGCCTTGTCGAGTGAACTTGATTGATAAACCCAGTAGTGATGTGGCCATTCTGAAACTCCAACTTCCTGCTGCTGAGCGCTTTCAGTTCCTGGCTGGCCAGTACCTAGAGTTTCTATTGAAAGATGGACAGCGCCGCGCCTACTCGATTGCCAATGCACCAGATCAAGAGGGCCCGCTTGAGTTACATATCCGCCATTTACCCGGCGGTCTATTTACTGATTTTGTCTTCGGAGTCACTACTCCAGCATTGAAAGAAAAAGATATTCTGCGCTTTGAAGGGCCTTTGGGAAGTTTCTTCTTGAGAGAAGATTCCAAGAAACCCATCATCTTCGTTGCCGCTGGTACCGGCTTTGCTCCAATCAAATCCATCATCGAACAAATGCAGGCCAAAAAGATTCAACGTCCCATTTGTCTATACTGGGGCGGACGTCGACCAAGCGATCTCTACCTAGATCAGCTCTGTAAAACCTGGGAACAAGAGATTTCAGAATTCCAATATATTCCAGTAATCTCAGATGCATTGCCTGTCGATGCTTGGAACGGTCGCACTGGCTTTGTCCACCAAGCAGTCATGGCAGACCATCCTGACATGAAAGGGTTCCAGGTCTATGCTTGTGGTGCACCAGTGATGGTCAATGCCGCACGAGACGACTTTTCATCGAAATGTCATTTGCCTGAGGAAGAATTCTTCGCTGACTCATTTACCAGTGCTGCTGATTTAGCCATCAACTAA
- a CDS encoding acetylornithine transaminase, with the protein MNKPDQAIDTHSVMFITQRPEVIMVEGKGSWLTDNNGKPYLDFLQGWAVNCLGHSNPGMIEALNSQAKKLINPSPAFYNEPMIGLSNLLTANSCFDKVFFANSGAEANEGAIKLARKWGQLNKNGAFEIITFDHSFHGRTIATMSASGKPGWDTMFAPQVAGFPKADLNDLDSVKKLVTDKTVAVMLEPVQGEGGVIPATKEFMRELRMFTKENNILLIADEVQAGCGRTGSLFAHQQYGIEPDIMTLGKGIGGGVPLAALMATNAVACFVPGDQGGTYNGNPLMTAVGISVIEQLLAPGFLDSVKAKGELLKSELLKLATEFNLEGERGEGLLRALMLGKDIGPKLVELARERSPEGLLINSPRPNLLRFMPALNVSDDEIRQMCSMLRELLKQTA; encoded by the coding sequence ATGAATAAGCCAGATCAAGCCATCGATACACATTCAGTCATGTTCATTACCCAGCGCCCAGAGGTCATCATGGTCGAAGGTAAGGGCTCATGGCTGACCGATAACAATGGCAAGCCTTACTTAGATTTCCTGCAAGGCTGGGCAGTCAATTGCTTAGGACATAGCAATCCTGGAATGATTGAAGCGCTGAATTCACAAGCCAAAAAGCTAATCAATCCAAGTCCTGCTTTTTATAACGAGCCGATGATTGGATTATCGAATCTACTGACCGCTAATAGCTGCTTTGATAAAGTGTTCTTTGCTAACAGTGGTGCCGAAGCAAACGAAGGTGCAATCAAGCTTGCGCGCAAATGGGGTCAGCTCAACAAAAATGGTGCTTTTGAAATCATCACCTTTGATCACAGCTTTCACGGCCGCACCATAGCAACCATGAGCGCCTCTGGGAAACCAGGTTGGGATACGATGTTTGCGCCACAAGTAGCCGGCTTCCCTAAAGCAGATTTAAATGATTTAGATTCAGTCAAAAAACTGGTGACCGATAAAACCGTTGCAGTAATGCTTGAGCCTGTTCAAGGTGAAGGTGGCGTTATTCCTGCAACCAAAGAATTTATGCGTGAACTGCGCATGTTCACTAAAGAAAATAACATCCTCCTCATTGCCGATGAAGTGCAGGCTGGCTGCGGTCGAACTGGCAGCCTCTTTGCCCATCAGCAATATGGGATCGAGCCAGACATCATGACCTTGGGCAAAGGCATTGGTGGTGGCGTCCCACTAGCAGCCCTGATGGCAACTAATGCGGTAGCTTGCTTTGTGCCGGGCGATCAAGGGGGTACTTATAACGGCAACCCGCTCATGACTGCCGTAGGCATTAGCGTGATTGAGCAGTTATTAGCCCCTGGATTTTTAGATAGCGTCAAAGCCAAGGGCGAACTACTCAAGTCAGAACTACTCAAGCTGGCCACAGAATTTAATCTCGAGGGTGAACGTGGTGAAGGTTTATTGCGCGCCCTCATGCTCGGCAAGGATATTGGTCCAAAGTTGGTTGAGTTAGCTCGTGAACGTAGTCCTGAAGGTTTATTGATTAATTCACCAAGACCGAACTTATTACGCTTTATGCCCGCCCTCAATGTCAGCGATGACGAGATTCGTCAGATGTGCAGCATGCTGCGTGAGCTACTAAAACAAACTGCTTAA
- a CDS encoding ABC transporter ATP-binding protein has protein sequence MSALLNVKNLKVSYGGINAVKGIDLHVDQGELVALIGANGAGKSSSLKAISGLLIPSAGAIYFAGHSTEKLPAYELVELGMGMVPEGRGVFRRMTILENLQMGAFLKKDAKAIQKKLEQVYSYFPRLKERLSQLAGTLSGGEQQMVAMGRAMMAEPRLLLLDEPSMGLSPIMVETIFDVIRNLAASGMTILLVEQNARLALQMADRAYVMESGLITLSGSGQELLEDSRVRTAYLGE, from the coding sequence ATGAGTGCTTTACTCAATGTGAAAAATCTCAAGGTTTCTTATGGGGGCATTAATGCCGTTAAAGGAATTGATTTGCATGTTGACCAAGGCGAGCTAGTGGCTTTGATTGGTGCGAACGGAGCTGGTAAGAGTTCCAGTCTAAAGGCTATCTCTGGTTTATTGATCCCGTCGGCAGGTGCGATCTATTTTGCGGGCCACAGTACTGAAAAATTACCGGCATATGAGTTGGTAGAGTTGGGTATGGGCATGGTTCCCGAAGGTCGTGGCGTCTTTAGGCGTATGACCATCTTAGAAAATTTGCAGATGGGCGCTTTTCTGAAAAAAGACGCCAAGGCTATTCAGAAAAAGTTAGAGCAGGTTTACTCTTATTTCCCAAGATTAAAAGAGCGCCTATCCCAATTGGCAGGAACGCTTTCTGGTGGAGAGCAGCAAATGGTGGCTATGGGTAGAGCGATGATGGCGGAGCCTAGGCTATTGCTATTAGATGAACCATCGATGGGTTTATCCCCCATCATGGTGGAAACCATTTTTGATGTTATTCGTAATCTGGCGGCGAGTGGCATGACGATTCTTTTGGTGGAGCAAAATGCTCGCCTAGCATTGCAGATGGCTGACCGCGCTTATGTCATGGAGAGTGGATTAATCACTCTGAGTGGCTCAGGCCAAGAATTATTAGAAGACTCTAGGGTGCGAACAGCCTATTTAGGTGAATAG